One Kineococcus radiotolerans SRS30216 = ATCC BAA-149 DNA window includes the following coding sequences:
- the secF gene encoding protein translocase subunit SecF — MGMAQLGNRLYTGESSFDFVGRRKLWFLIAAVLVLVSAVLLVKPGLTYGIEFEGGSEFRVTGSSDVDAAREAVESVLPGTVPTVTTVGSDGVRVQTETVTTGELDEIRSGLVERLGVPDTAVTSSSIGPSWGQDVTDKALTGLVVFLVIVSIVMTLYFRAWTMAVASLVALFHDLIITAGVYALVGFEVTPASVIGFLTILGYSLYDTVVVFDKVRENTEAAFAKKDRTFRDAANLAINQTVVRSVNTTVVALLPVAAILFIGDLLLGAGTLRDISLALFVGMLVGAYSSIFVATPLLAALRSREAKVQELDRAVRDGAGATAVTAGGAV; from the coding sequence ATGGGCATGGCGCAACTGGGCAACCGGCTCTACACCGGTGAGTCCTCCTTCGACTTCGTGGGCCGCCGCAAGCTGTGGTTCCTCATCGCCGCCGTCCTCGTGCTGGTCTCGGCGGTGCTGCTCGTCAAGCCCGGTCTCACCTACGGCATCGAGTTCGAGGGCGGGTCGGAGTTCCGGGTCACCGGGTCCTCCGACGTGGACGCCGCGCGCGAGGCGGTGGAGTCGGTCCTGCCCGGCACCGTCCCCACCGTGACCACCGTCGGCTCCGACGGGGTCCGGGTCCAGACCGAGACCGTCACGACCGGGGAGCTGGACGAGATCCGTTCCGGGCTCGTCGAGCGGCTCGGGGTGCCCGACACCGCCGTGACCTCCTCGAGCATCGGCCCCAGCTGGGGCCAGGACGTCACCGACAAGGCCCTCACCGGCCTGGTGGTGTTCCTCGTCATCGTCTCCATCGTCATGACGCTGTACTTCCGGGCGTGGACGATGGCCGTGGCCTCCCTGGTGGCGCTGTTCCACGACCTCATCATCACCGCCGGGGTGTACGCCCTCGTCGGGTTCGAGGTCACCCCGGCCTCGGTCATCGGGTTCCTCACGATCCTCGGGTACTCCCTGTACGACACCGTCGTGGTCTTCGACAAGGTCCGGGAGAACACCGAGGCCGCCTTCGCGAAGAAGGACCGCACGTTCCGCGACGCCGCGAACCTCGCGATCAACCAGACCGTCGTCCGGTCGGTCAACACGACCGTCGTCGCGCTGCTGCCGGTGGCGGCCATCCTCTTCATCGGCGACCTGCTGCTGGGGGCCGGGACGCTGCGCGACATCAGCCTCGCCCTCTTCGTCGGCATGCTCGTCGGCGCCTACTCCTCGATCTTCGTCGCGACCCCGCTGCTCGCGGCGCTGCGCTCGCGCGAGGCCAAGGTCCAGGAGCTGGACCGCGCGGTCCGCGACGGGGCCGGGGCCACCGCGGTGACCGCGGGCGGTGCGGTGTGA